In the genome of Bradyrhizobium arachidis, one region contains:
- a CDS encoding ABC transporter ATP-binding protein, producing the protein MEQQGADDVPVIYLHEIKRQYLQGEVPLTILDGAKLALWPGQSVALVAPSGSGKSTLLHIAGLLEAPDSGEVYVNGAPTSQLPDIERTQLRRTDIGFVYQSHRLLPEFSALENVMMPQMIRGLKKSESVKRAKEILGYLGLGDRITHRPAELSGGEQQRVAIARAVANAPRVLFADEPTGNLDPGTAEHVFQALMQLVKATQVSMLIATHNMELAGRMDRRVSLSNGQVVELE; encoded by the coding sequence ATGGAGCAGCAGGGGGCTGACGATGTACCGGTCATTTATCTCCACGAGATAAAGCGGCAGTACTTGCAGGGCGAGGTGCCGCTGACGATCCTCGACGGCGCCAAGCTCGCGCTGTGGCCGGGCCAGTCCGTCGCGCTGGTGGCGCCCTCGGGCTCGGGCAAGTCCACGCTGCTGCACATTGCGGGGCTGCTCGAGGCCCCGGATTCCGGCGAGGTCTACGTCAACGGCGCGCCGACCTCGCAGCTGCCCGACATCGAGCGCACCCAGCTGCGCCGCACCGACATCGGCTTCGTCTACCAGTCGCACCGCCTCCTGCCGGAGTTCTCGGCGCTGGAGAACGTGATGATGCCGCAGATGATCCGCGGCCTGAAGAAATCCGAGAGCGTCAAGCGCGCCAAGGAGATCCTCGGCTATCTCGGCCTTGGCGACCGCATCACCCATCGCCCGGCCGAGTTGTCAGGCGGCGAGCAGCAGCGCGTCGCGATCGCGCGCGCGGTCGCCAACGCGCCGCGCGTGCTGTTTGCGGACGAGCCGACCGGCAATCTCGACCCCGGCACGGCCGAGCACGTGTTCCAGGCGCTGATGCAGCTGGTCAAGGCGACCCAGGTCTCGATGCTGATCGCGACCCACAACATGGAGCTCGCCGGCCGCATGGACCGGCGGGTGTCGCTGTCGAACGGCCAGGTCGTCGAGCTCGAATAA
- a CDS encoding YcnI family copper-binding membrane protein, which translates to MSKRSCLILMAALTATPAAAHITLETKQAAVGSYYKAVFAVPHGCKGSPTVKIRVQIPEGVLAVKPMPKAGWSVDVVEGKYANEYDYHGNKLSSGVKEVAWSGGKLPDHNYDEFVISSFLTDSLKPNTTLYFPVVQECETGVSRWIEIPAEGAGHSHEGNSPAPGVKLLPKP; encoded by the coding sequence ATGTCGAAGCGATCCTGCCTGATCCTGATGGCCGCGCTCACCGCGACCCCGGCGGCGGCGCATATCACACTGGAGACCAAGCAGGCGGCGGTTGGCTCCTATTACAAGGCCGTGTTCGCCGTGCCACACGGCTGCAAGGGCTCGCCCACGGTGAAGATCCGCGTGCAGATCCCGGAAGGGGTGCTCGCGGTGAAGCCGATGCCGAAGGCGGGCTGGAGCGTCGATGTCGTCGAGGGCAAATATGCCAACGAGTACGACTATCACGGCAACAAGCTCTCCTCCGGCGTCAAGGAGGTGGCCTGGTCCGGCGGCAAGCTGCCGGATCACAATTACGATGAGTTCGTCATCAGCAGCTTCCTCACCGACAGCTTGAAGCCAAACACGACGCTGTACTTCCCCGTCGTCCAGGAATGCGAGACCGGCGTCAGCCGCTGGATCGAGATCCCGGCGGAAGGGGCAGGGCATTCGCATGAGGGCAACTCGCCCGCGCCTGGCGTGAAGCTGCTGCCCAAACCCTGA
- a CDS encoding copper resistance CopC/CopD family protein has translation MRLIAALATLLLTVGFATGASAHAALVSVEPASGSMLASAPKAVELRFNEAVTPGAIQLIDGTGRARDDARVNASGETISVAMPPDLPQGTAVVSYRVISQDGHPVSGSVIFSIGMPTATKPPVTLGGALNALIWLARIGLYLGLFVGVGGVFFARWIAWSMIGMTVPRVALAIGLAGAIASLGALGLDLLGLPLAALATAAPWKVAFATSAGPALLIAIAAMLLAWMALRSAWYARALAIVAFIGVGLSLATTGHAATAPPEALTRPAIFLHGLGVTIWIGALAPLIALMSKPATASLPVVNRFSRLAALAVGVLASTGLALAIVQLEKPAALVETRYGLVLSIKLVLVTGLLALAALNRFRLTPALARDETSTPALKRSILLECSIALAIFATVAGWRFTPPPRTIVPDTPLAIHIHSDKAMFQVLVSPGKAGIDDFVLQLMTGEATPLAAKEATLTLSLPERGIEPMERNAELGPDGYWHVRKVELPFAGRWHVRIDALVTDFEKITLEDDLEVAPP, from the coding sequence ATGCGCCTCATCGCCGCGCTTGCGACGCTGCTTCTCACTGTCGGCTTCGCGACCGGGGCGTCGGCGCATGCGGCGCTCGTCTCGGTCGAGCCGGCGAGCGGCAGCATGCTTGCGAGCGCGCCGAAAGCGGTGGAGCTGCGCTTCAACGAGGCGGTGACGCCCGGCGCGATCCAGCTGATCGACGGCACGGGCAGGGCGCGGGACGATGCGCGCGTCAATGCATCGGGTGAGACCATCTCGGTCGCGATGCCGCCGGACCTGCCGCAGGGGACGGCCGTGGTCAGCTACCGCGTGATCTCGCAGGACGGTCATCCCGTCTCGGGATCCGTGATCTTTTCGATCGGCATGCCGACGGCGACAAAGCCTCCGGTCACCTTGGGTGGCGCCTTGAACGCGCTGATCTGGCTGGCGCGGATCGGCCTCTACCTAGGTCTGTTTGTCGGTGTCGGCGGCGTGTTCTTTGCGCGCTGGATTGCGTGGTCGATGATCGGCATGACCGTTCCGCGCGTCGCGCTCGCCATCGGCCTTGCGGGCGCAATTGCGTCCCTTGGCGCGTTGGGCCTCGATCTGCTCGGCCTGCCGCTGGCGGCGCTTGCGACGGCCGCTCCCTGGAAGGTTGCGTTCGCGACCAGCGCCGGCCCCGCGCTGCTCATTGCCATCGCGGCGATGCTGCTCGCTTGGATGGCGCTGCGGAGCGCATGGTACGCGCGGGCTCTCGCGATCGTCGCGTTCATCGGCGTCGGTCTGTCGCTCGCCACGACCGGGCACGCTGCAACGGCTCCGCCGGAGGCGCTGACCCGGCCGGCGATCTTTCTCCACGGGCTCGGCGTCACCATCTGGATCGGTGCCCTCGCGCCGCTCATCGCGCTGATGTCGAAGCCGGCGACTGCATCGCTCCCCGTCGTGAACCGCTTCTCCCGCCTCGCTGCGCTGGCGGTTGGCGTGCTGGCCTCGACCGGTCTCGCGCTTGCGATCGTTCAGCTCGAAAAGCCGGCAGCGCTGGTCGAGACCCGCTACGGGCTCGTCCTCTCGATCAAGCTTGTACTCGTCACGGGATTGCTGGCGCTTGCGGCGTTGAATCGGTTCCGGCTGACACCCGCTCTGGCCCGGGACGAGACATCGACGCCTGCGCTCAAGCGCTCGATCCTGCTCGAATGCAGCATCGCGCTCGCCATCTTCGCCACCGTCGCCGGCTGGCGGTTCACGCCGCCGCCGCGGACCATTGTTCCGGACACGCCGCTGGCGATCCACATTCATAGCGACAAGGCGATGTTCCAGGTGCTGGTCTCGCCGGGCAAGGCTGGCATCGACGACTTCGTGCTCCAGCTCATGACCGGGGAGGCGACGCCGCTTGCGGCCAAGGAGGCGACCTTGACCCTGAGCCTGCCCGAGCGCGGCATCGAGCCGATGGAACGCAATGCTGAGCTCGGACCGGACGGCTATTGGCACGTGCGCAAGGTCGAGCTGCCCTTTGCCGGCCGCTGGCATGTGCGGATCGACGCGCTGGTGACCGATTTCGAGAAGATCACGCTCGAGGACGATCTCGAGGTGGCGCCACCCTAG
- a CDS encoding TlpA family protein disulfide reductase, translating into MTYRFAGILGLGILVASAATLAAAPALKPFERGTWQSMLKGHAGRPTLVHFWGVTCGPCKVELPELGRFAKDHPGIDVVTISADLVPNLPAATQSMLDKAGLSSTENFIFSDGFVERLRFEIDPAWQGDIPRTMLISRDGTVTTIEGSAEMADLEKWSGQQLGTH; encoded by the coding sequence ATGACATATCGATTTGCCGGCATTCTGGGCCTGGGGATCCTGGTCGCGTCGGCCGCTACGCTCGCGGCGGCGCCGGCCCTCAAACCGTTTGAGCGTGGTACGTGGCAAAGCATGCTGAAGGGCCATGCCGGCCGCCCGACGCTGGTGCATTTCTGGGGCGTGACTTGCGGGCCCTGCAAGGTCGAGCTGCCGGAGCTTGGGCGGTTTGCAAAGGACCATCCCGGGATCGATGTGGTCACAATCAGTGCCGACCTCGTGCCGAATCTGCCGGCCGCCACGCAGTCGATGCTCGACAAGGCGGGGCTATCGTCGACCGAGAATTTCATCTTCAGCGACGGCTTCGTCGAGCGCTTGCGATTCGAGATTGATCCTGCCTGGCAGGGCGATATCCCTCGGACAATGCTGATCTCGCGGGACGGGACCGTCACGACGATCGAAGGCTCGGCCGAGATGGCCGATCTCGAAAAATGGTCGGGCCAACAGCTCGGCACCCACTGA
- a CDS encoding copper chaperone PCu(A)C, with protein sequence MKTMLKDVMLAAVALALCAAPAAAEDVKAGDLVISQAWSRATPGGAKVAGGYLTIENKGTTADKLVSVSADIAGKAEVHEMAMDNGVMKMRPLDKGLVIDPGKTVKLAPGGYHLMLQELKGPFKQGDKVPLTLEFEKAGKVAVSLDVQGVGAQAPGDAGHSGHEMKKTPDHSGMKM encoded by the coding sequence ATGAAGACGATGTTGAAAGATGTGATGCTCGCGGCGGTCGCGCTCGCACTTTGCGCGGCACCTGCGGCCGCCGAGGACGTCAAGGCCGGCGATCTCGTCATCTCGCAGGCGTGGAGCCGGGCGACGCCGGGTGGGGCCAAGGTCGCCGGCGGTTACCTGACGATCGAGAACAAGGGAACGACGGCGGACAAGCTGGTCAGTGTGTCCGCCGATATCGCCGGCAAGGCCGAGGTCCATGAGATGGCGATGGACAATGGCGTGATGAAGATGCGTCCGCTCGACAAGGGGCTCGTGATCGATCCCGGCAAGACGGTAAAGCTCGCCCCCGGCGGCTATCATTTGATGCTCCAAGAGCTGAAGGGGCCGTTCAAGCAGGGCGACAAGGTGCCGCTGACGCTGGAGTTCGAAAAGGCCGGCAAGGTCGCGGTCTCGCTCGACGTGCAGGGCGTCGGCGCGCAGGCGCCTGGCGATGCAGGCCATTCCGGCCATGAGATGAAGAAAACGCCGGATCATTCGGGAATGAAGATGTGA
- a CDS encoding DUF2946 family protein, with amino-acid sequence MRARLQKFLPLVLLALAMQVLAPIAACWSAGQAVADPLSAAVICHSVGEQGGGPNDRTGTPTAHGAACALCCLAQAGASLDSPPQLAFSVPLRHAERVSWRAAEVTLVAADKGSNTQARAPPHLS; translated from the coding sequence ATGCGCGCACGGCTGCAAAAATTCCTGCCTCTCGTCCTGCTCGCCCTGGCGATGCAGGTGCTGGCACCGATCGCCGCGTGCTGGTCGGCCGGCCAGGCCGTGGCCGATCCGTTGTCGGCCGCCGTCATCTGCCACAGCGTGGGCGAACAGGGCGGTGGTCCGAACGATCGGACCGGCACACCGACCGCGCATGGCGCGGCCTGCGCGTTGTGTTGCCTGGCGCAGGCGGGCGCCTCGCTCGATTCGCCGCCGCAGCTCGCATTCTCCGTTCCCCTCCGCCACGCCGAGCGCGTGTCGTGGCGTGCCGCCGAGGTGACCCTCGTTGCCGCCGATAAGGGCTCGAACACCCAGGCGCGCGCGCCTCCTCATCTTTCCTGA
- a CDS encoding TonB-dependent receptor family protein, whose product MSVCHARRGVSLVAIQAALLASSSGAFAQSRNTELPAVTVEAPQAARAKPVVRASKPRSVSASRAPKPVAPSASAGAPTQNRTVTASAARDSLNQAPSGQTATTIDRSQFDNRPAFSVSDVLRDSPGISIKQGNGPRDFGISIRGSNARNGFGIRNLVIFDDGFPVTQPDGLSRSDLIDPHAYGAIDVVRGPSSALYGNYATGGALNFRTRPGGTIDGVEYGVDGGSYGYLNDYLAAGKKVGNFEGSLFASDTRGDGYIGNSWFNTQTVNFLGTLKATPDDRFTVKIINNDLSARLPIRQSLNQYYQNPFQQGCATGATAAAGCGTVTLFNNGFNTAAGTDKETAVQAGLGRNDRRTIVGGRWEHDFDNTTTWRNQFVFDDRNINQPTGATSAIGDFPSYNFMSDVTKRGEIVGLESTTFFGAFYNTLTASSDTWNVMPGGNATLGRLSSNLYSETTNYGVRAREELKLTAALTAVAGIGWETTLLKGINTAYAYAGPTGITTTTLTTADRQFQNAAPELALLYNLNNEWLFRGRVATGYGTPQVSNLFVLPTGLSGNNTQLQTQKNLGYDLGFDWTPNNALKLSATGFYEFFRNEIVSQATPINGISYTFNAPRSEHRGVELAADWKFYPGWRFMAAYTYLDEVYTEYVENITNGAVFSFNRAGNKIPGISPNELTARVGYDEFAGSLAGLGGFVEIQWKDSFYMDNANLLKAPGYELVNVNVHYKTDLVSDTFRSLNLFLEVRNVFDRTYVASANNIANTVTAAGLQNPASVLANTTGSIYAGSPRTFVAGMKVAFK is encoded by the coding sequence ATGTCAGTTTGTCATGCCCGTCGTGGCGTGAGCCTCGTTGCCATTCAGGCCGCGCTGCTTGCGTCGTCGAGCGGAGCCTTCGCGCAAAGCCGCAACACTGAGCTCCCCGCTGTGACTGTCGAGGCGCCGCAGGCGGCTCGCGCCAAACCGGTCGTCCGGGCCTCGAAACCGCGATCCGTGTCCGCGAGCCGCGCGCCGAAACCCGTTGCGCCGAGCGCAAGCGCCGGTGCGCCGACCCAGAACAGGACCGTGACTGCCAGCGCAGCGCGCGACAGTCTCAATCAAGCGCCATCCGGCCAGACCGCGACGACCATCGATCGCAGCCAGTTCGATAATCGTCCCGCGTTCTCGGTCAGCGACGTCCTGCGGGACAGCCCGGGCATCTCGATCAAGCAGGGGAATGGCCCGCGCGATTTCGGCATCTCGATTCGCGGGTCCAACGCGAGGAACGGCTTTGGTATCCGCAATCTCGTGATCTTCGACGACGGCTTTCCGGTGACGCAGCCGGACGGCCTGTCGCGGAGCGACCTGATCGACCCCCATGCCTATGGTGCGATCGACGTCGTCCGTGGTCCCTCGTCGGCGCTCTACGGCAACTACGCGACCGGCGGCGCGCTCAATTTCCGGACGCGGCCGGGCGGCACGATCGACGGCGTCGAATATGGCGTCGACGGCGGCAGCTACGGCTATCTCAACGATTACCTTGCCGCAGGCAAGAAGGTCGGAAATTTCGAGGGCTCGCTATTCGCGAGCGACACACGCGGCGACGGTTACATCGGCAACAGCTGGTTCAACACGCAGACCGTCAACTTCCTCGGCACGCTCAAGGCGACGCCGGACGATCGCTTCACGGTCAAGATCATCAACAACGACCTCAGCGCGCGGCTGCCGATCCGGCAGTCGCTGAACCAGTACTATCAAAACCCGTTCCAGCAGGGCTGCGCGACCGGTGCCACGGCCGCGGCCGGATGCGGTACGGTCACGCTGTTCAACAACGGTTTTAATACGGCGGCAGGCACGGACAAGGAAACGGCTGTGCAGGCCGGGCTCGGCCGCAATGATCGCCGCACCATCGTCGGTGGTCGCTGGGAGCACGATTTCGACAACACCACGACCTGGCGCAATCAGTTCGTCTTTGACGACAGGAACATCAACCAGCCGACCGGCGCGACCAGCGCCATCGGAGATTTTCCCTCATACAATTTTATGAGCGACGTCACCAAGCGCGGCGAGATTGTCGGCCTCGAGTCCACCACGTTCTTCGGCGCCTTCTACAATACTCTGACGGCCTCGAGCGATACGTGGAACGTGATGCCGGGTGGCAATGCAACGCTCGGCAGATTGTCGAGCAATCTCTATAGCGAGACCACCAACTATGGTGTTCGTGCCAGGGAAGAGCTCAAGCTCACTGCGGCACTGACTGCGGTCGCCGGCATCGGTTGGGAGACAACCCTCCTGAAGGGTATCAACACGGCATACGCATACGCCGGCCCCACCGGCATTACCACCACAACCCTCACGACGGCGGATCGGCAGTTTCAGAATGCCGCGCCGGAGTTGGCGCTCCTCTACAATCTCAACAACGAGTGGCTGTTCCGCGGACGGGTCGCCACAGGATACGGCACCCCGCAGGTCTCTAATCTTTTCGTCCTTCCGACCGGCTTGTCGGGCAACAATACACAGCTTCAAACCCAGAAGAATCTTGGCTACGACCTCGGATTCGACTGGACGCCCAACAATGCGCTCAAGCTGAGCGCGACCGGCTTCTACGAGTTCTTCCGCAACGAGATCGTCAGTCAGGCAACTCCGATCAACGGCATATCCTATACCTTCAACGCCCCGCGATCGGAGCATCGCGGCGTCGAGCTTGCGGCGGATTGGAAGTTCTATCCGGGCTGGCGGTTCATGGCGGCATATACCTACCTCGACGAGGTCTACACCGAGTATGTCGAGAACATCACCAATGGTGCGGTGTTCAGCTTCAACCGGGCAGGCAACAAGATCCCCGGCATCTCGCCCAACGAACTGACGGCCCGGGTCGGCTACGACGAGTTCGCCGGGTCGCTGGCGGGCCTTGGTGGCTTCGTCGAGATCCAGTGGAAGGACTCATTCTACATGGACAACGCGAATCTGCTGAAAGCGCCAGGCTATGAGCTGGTGAATGTGAACGTTCACTACAAGACCGATCTTGTGTCGGACACATTCAGATCGCTGAACCTGTTTCTCGAAGTCAGGAACGTGTTCGACCGCACCTACGTTGCCTCGGCAAACAACATCGCCAACACGGTGACAGCAGCAGGCCTTCAAAATCCTGCGAGCGTCCTCGCAAATACGACCGGTTCGATCTACGCAGGCTCGCCGCGCACCTTCGTTGCAGGTATGAAGGTGGCATTCAAATGA
- a CDS encoding sialidase family protein, whose protein sequence is MIRTGLLAIVTLAFLHGAALAQMHGQHASEAACDEPTLRCATKVTPAFAPDGTLWLVWMAGGQVSVASSRDAGQSFSAPVQVTTKRLNLDWGPDARPKIVVDRKGGIALAFSIFRDEAFNGQVLYTRSADGGKSFAELKPITASNESQRFEALALDQDGTVFAAWLDKRNRVLAKEAGQKYEGAGLFFASSSDRGTTFAEARLAREGTCECCRLGLTFAAPGRPAVIFRNMFEGGVRDHAVMTFTDVATPGDIRRVSNDEWQINACPHHGPSLTVAPNGTYHVAWYTNGKARKGLFYAHSRDEGRTFSSPMGLGKPGRNPTRPYVLAGPAGTVMVWKEFDGEKTSVQMTISRDDGESWSPPKTISSTTDTSDHPLLVSNGRQVYLSWMTKADGYRLTAIEDQP, encoded by the coding sequence ATGATCCGAACTGGCTTGCTCGCAATCGTCACTCTTGCGTTCTTGCATGGTGCGGCGCTCGCACAGATGCACGGTCAGCATGCATCGGAGGCGGCTTGCGACGAGCCGACGCTACGCTGTGCGACCAAGGTGACACCCGCATTCGCTCCGGACGGTACATTGTGGTTGGTCTGGATGGCGGGCGGGCAGGTCTCTGTGGCAAGCTCGCGGGATGCGGGGCAGAGTTTCTCGGCTCCCGTCCAGGTCACGACGAAGCGGCTGAACCTCGACTGGGGCCCGGACGCGCGGCCGAAGATCGTGGTCGATCGCAAGGGTGGCATCGCGCTCGCGTTCTCGATCTTCAGGGATGAGGCCTTCAACGGCCAGGTGCTCTATACGCGCTCGGCCGATGGCGGGAAGAGCTTTGCCGAGCTGAAGCCGATCACCGCCAGCAACGAGAGCCAGCGTTTTGAGGCGCTGGCGCTCGATCAGGACGGAACGGTCTTCGCGGCATGGCTCGACAAGCGCAATCGCGTTCTCGCGAAGGAGGCGGGACAGAAGTACGAGGGGGCGGGGCTGTTCTTTGCTTCGTCCAGCGACCGCGGCACCACCTTCGCGGAGGCCCGATTGGCGCGCGAAGGCACCTGCGAATGCTGCCGGTTGGGACTGACATTCGCGGCGCCTGGGCGACCGGCCGTGATTTTCAGGAACATGTTTGAAGGCGGCGTCCGCGATCATGCGGTCATGACCTTCACCGACGTCGCGACTCCAGGCGACATCCGCCGGGTCAGCAACGATGAGTGGCAGATCAACGCCTGCCCGCATCACGGGCCGAGCCTCACGGTTGCGCCGAACGGGACCTATCACGTCGCCTGGTACACGAACGGCAAGGCGCGGAAGGGATTGTTCTACGCGCATTCGCGCGACGAAGGCCGCACGTTCTCTTCGCCGATGGGGCTGGGGAAGCCCGGCCGCAATCCGACGCGCCCCTACGTGCTCGCGGGCCCCGCCGGAACGGTGATGGTCTGGAAGGAGTTCGATGGCGAGAAGACCTCGGTCCAGATGACGATCTCCCGAGATGACGGAGAGAGCTGGTCGCCGCCGAAGACGATATCGAGCACGACAGACACCTCCGACCACCCCTTGCTGGTGTCCAATGGCCGGCAGGTCTACCTGTCATGGATGACGAAGGCGGATGGCTATCGGCTTACAGCGATCGAGGATCAACCATGA
- the proS gene encoding proline--tRNA ligase, translated as MRLSRFFLPILKENPKEAEIVSHRLMLRAGMIRQEAAGIYAWLPLGFRVLKKIEQIVREEQDRSGALELLMPTLQLADLWRESGRYDAYGPEMLRIADRHKRELLYGPTNEEMITEIFRAYVKSYKNLPLNLYHIQWKFRDEQRPRFGVMRGREFLMKDAYSFDLNEAAARVAYNKMFVAYLRTFARMGLKAIPMRAETGPIGGDLSHEFIVLAETGESGVFINRDVLDLPVPGEDVDYDSDLTPIIKQWTSVYAATEDVHDAARFEQEVPAEKRVNTRGIEVGQIFYFGTKYSDAMKALVAGPDGVDVPIHGGSYGVGVSRLLGAIIEACHDDAGIKWPEAVAPFRVAILNLKQGDAAVDAACEKLYAELTAKGVDVLYDDTDQRAGAKFAAADLIGIPWQIMIGPKGLADGKVEIKKRNDGARETMSPADAVARLVG; from the coding sequence ATGCGGTTGTCGCGGTTCTTTCTGCCCATTCTGAAGGAAAATCCGAAAGAGGCGGAGATCGTCTCGCATCGGCTGATGCTGCGCGCCGGCATGATCCGGCAGGAAGCGGCCGGCATCTATGCCTGGCTGCCGCTCGGCTTCCGCGTGCTCAAGAAGATCGAGCAGATCGTGCGCGAGGAGCAGGACCGCTCCGGTGCGCTGGAACTGCTGATGCCGACGCTCCAGCTCGCCGACCTCTGGCGCGAGAGCGGCCGCTACGACGCCTACGGTCCGGAGATGCTGCGCATCGCCGACCGCCACAAGCGCGAGCTGTTGTACGGGCCGACCAACGAGGAAATGATCACCGAGATCTTCCGCGCCTACGTGAAGTCGTACAAGAACCTGCCGCTCAATCTCTATCATATTCAATGGAAATTCCGCGACGAGCAGCGTCCGCGTTTCGGCGTGATGCGCGGCCGCGAGTTCCTGATGAAGGACGCCTATTCGTTCGACCTCAACGAGGCCGCGGCCCGCGTCGCCTACAACAAGATGTTCGTCGCTTATTTGCGCACCTTCGCGCGGATGGGGCTGAAGGCGATCCCGATGCGCGCCGAGACCGGCCCGATCGGCGGCGATCTCAGCCACGAGTTCATCGTGCTTGCGGAGACCGGCGAATCCGGCGTGTTCATCAATCGCGACGTGCTGGACCTGCCGGTGCCGGGCGAGGACGTCGACTATGACAGCGACCTGACGCCGATCATCAAGCAGTGGACCTCGGTCTATGCGGCGACGGAAGACGTCCACGACGCTGCGCGCTTCGAGCAGGAAGTGCCGGCGGAGAAGCGGGTGAACACCCGCGGCATCGAGGTCGGTCAGATCTTCTATTTCGGCACGAAGTATTCCGACGCGATGAAGGCGCTGGTGGCGGGTCCCGATGGCGTCGACGTGCCGATCCATGGCGGTTCCTACGGCGTCGGCGTCTCGCGCCTGCTTGGCGCCATCATCGAGGCCTGCCATGACGATGCCGGCATCAAATGGCCGGAGGCGGTGGCGCCGTTCCGCGTGGCGATCCTCAACCTCAAGCAGGGCGATGCCGCGGTCGATGCGGCCTGCGAGAAGCTCTATGCGGAGCTCACCGCCAAGGGCGTCGACGTGCTCTACGACGACACCGACCAGCGCGCCGGCGCCAAATTCGCCGCCGCCGACCTGATCGGCATCCCCTGGCAGATCATGATCGGGCCGAAGGGCCTCGCCGACGGCAAGGTCGAGATCAAGAAGCGCAATGACGGCGCCCGCGAGACCATGTCGCCTGCGGACGCGGTCGCCCGCCTGGTCGGCTGA
- a CDS encoding lipoprotein-releasing ABC transporter permease subunit: MDETMTETKQTAPFAPFEWMLSARYLRARRKEGFISVIAGFSFLGIMLGVATLIIVMAVMNGFRKELLDKILGLNGHILVQPLESPLTDWKDVADRISQVQGIRLAAPVVDGQALASSPWNASGVLVRGIRSDDLNNLTSIAKNIKQGSLEGFDEGQGVAIGRRLADQLSLHAGDSVTLVAPKGAVTPMGTTPRIKPYKIVAVFEIGMSEYDLGFVFMPLAEAQAYFNRSSDVTSIEVFTTNPDKIDAFRTAVTEAAGRPVFLVDWRQRNSTFFNALQVERNVMFLILTMIVLVAALNIVSGLIMLVKDKGSDIAILRTMGASQGSIMRIFLITGASIGVVGTLVGFFVGLVICLNIESIRQFLSWLTSTELFSPELYFLSKLPAEIDIGETTAVVIMALTLSFLATLYPSWRAARLDPVEALRYE, from the coding sequence ATGGATGAGACCATGACCGAAACCAAGCAAACCGCGCCTTTCGCGCCATTCGAGTGGATGCTGTCGGCGCGCTATTTGCGGGCGCGCCGCAAGGAGGGATTCATCTCGGTCATCGCCGGGTTCTCCTTCCTCGGCATCATGCTCGGCGTGGCGACGCTGATCATCGTCATGGCCGTGATGAACGGCTTCCGCAAAGAGCTGCTCGACAAGATCCTCGGCCTCAACGGCCACATCCTGGTGCAGCCGCTGGAATCCCCGCTGACCGACTGGAAGGACGTCGCCGACCGCATCAGCCAGGTCCAGGGCATCCGGCTTGCCGCGCCCGTGGTCGACGGCCAGGCGCTGGCGTCATCGCCGTGGAACGCCTCGGGCGTGCTGGTGCGCGGCATCCGCTCCGACGACCTCAACAACCTCACCTCGATCGCCAAGAACATCAAGCAGGGCTCGCTCGAGGGCTTTGACGAGGGGCAGGGCGTCGCGATCGGCCGGCGGCTCGCCGACCAGCTGTCGCTGCATGCCGGCGACAGCGTGACGCTGGTGGCGCCGAAGGGCGCGGTCACGCCAATGGGCACGACGCCGCGCATCAAGCCGTACAAGATCGTCGCCGTGTTCGAGATCGGCATGTCCGAATACGATCTCGGCTTCGTGTTCATGCCGCTGGCGGAGGCGCAGGCCTATTTCAACCGCAGCAGCGACGTCACCTCGATCGAGGTGTTCACCACCAACCCCGACAAGATCGACGCCTTCCGCACGGCGGTGACGGAGGCCGCGGGCCGCCCGGTGTTCCTGGTCGACTGGCGGCAACGCAACTCGACGTTCTTCAATGCGCTCCAGGTCGAGCGCAACGTGATGTTCCTGATCCTGACCATGATCGTGCTGGTCGCCGCCCTCAACATCGTCTCCGGCCTGATCATGCTGGTGAAGGACAAGGGCAGCGACATCGCGATCCTGCGCACCATGGGGGCATCGCAAGGCTCGATCATGCGCATCTTCCTGATCACCGGCGCCTCGATCGGCGTGGTCGGTACGCTGGTCGGCTTCTTCGTCGGCCTCGTGATCTGCCTCAACATCGAATCGATCCGGCAATTCCTGTCCTGGCTGACCTCGACCGAGCTGTTCTCGCCGGAGCTCTACTTCCTGTCGAAGCTGCCTGCCGAGATCGACATCGGCGAGACCACGGCGGTCGTCATCATGGCGCTGACGCTGTCGTTCCTGGCGACGCTCTACCCGTCCTGGCGCGCCGCGCGCCTCGATCCCGTCGAAGCGCTCCGGTACGAGTGA